The proteins below come from a single Ailuropoda melanoleuca isolate Jingjing chromosome 1, ASM200744v2, whole genome shotgun sequence genomic window:
- the LOC100466838 gene encoding olfactory receptor 2A1/2A42: MEKNQTMVTEFILLGFRLGPKIHIFLFGLFSLFYACTLLGNGLILGLISLDCRLHTPMYFFLSHLAIVDIAYACNTVPQMLVNLLKPGKPISFAGCLTQTFLFLAFAHTECLLLVVMSYDRYVAICHPLRYSAVVSWRVCVTLVLTSWACGSLLALVHVSLILRLPFCGPHEINHFFCEILSVLKLACADTRLNQVVIFVASVFILVGPLCLVLVSYSRILFAILRIQSGEGRRKAFSTCSSHLCVVGLFFGSAIVMYMAPKSRHPEEQQKILFLFYSLFNPLLNPLIYSLRNAEVKGALRRTMCKEGHSQLE; this comes from the coding sequence atggaaaaaaatcaaacaatggtTACAGAATTCATCCTACTGGGATTTCGTCTTGGTCCGAAGATTCACATATTCCTTTTTGGGCTCTTCTCCCTGTTCTACGCCTGCACCCTGCTGGGGAACGGGCTCATCCTGGGGCTCATCTCACTGGACTGCAGACtgcacacccccatgtacttcttcctctcccacctggcCATCGTCGACATAGCCTATGCCTGCAACACGGTGCCCCAGATGCTGGTGAACTTGCTGAAGCCAGGCAAGCCCATCTCCTTCGCTGGCTGCTTGACACAGACctttctcttcttggcttttgCTCATACAGAATGTCTTCTCCTGGTGGTGATGTCCTATGATCGGTATGTGGCCATCTGCCACCCCCTCCGATATTCTGCCGTCGTGAGCTGGAGGGTCTGTGTAACCCTGGTGCTGACTTCCTGGGCATGTGGCTCCCTGCTGGCCCTGGTCCACGTGAGCCTCATCCTGAGGCTGCCCTTCTGTGGGCCTCATGAAATCAACCACTTCTTCTGTGAAATCCTGTCTGTCCTCAAGCTGGCCTGTGCTGACACGAGGCTCAACCAAGTGGTCATTTTTGTGGCTTCTGTGTTTATCTTAGTCGGGCCCCTCTGCTTGGTGCTGGTGTCCTACTCGCGCATCCTGTTTGCCATCCTGAGGATCCAGTCCGGGGAGGGCCGCAGgaaggccttctccacctgctcctcccacctctgtgTGGTGGGGCTCTTCTTTGGCAGCGCCATTGTCATGTACATGGCCCCCAAATCCCGCCACCCCGAGGAGCAGCAGAAGatccttttcttgttttacagCCTTTTCAACCCTCTGCTGAACCCTCtgatctacagcctgaggaacgcAGAGGTCAAGGGCGCCCTGAGAAGAACAATGTGCAAGGAAGGTCATTCCCAGTTGGAGTGA